GGTCACATTTTGAAAATTTGATTGTGTCAATTGAAAAAGAAAGAAAAGGCAAGAAGTTCCAGCTTGAAACGAAGTCTGGATTTTGAATAGATTTTATCAGTCTCGAGGTTTGACAGAGGGGTGCGTCAAAATGCCGGAAGCTTCGTGGCTTGAACCAAATAGGGGGGGTCATGATAGCAAAACAGGGCGGAGGGGACTGCGGTAATCCTGAACCAAGAGTTCATCTCCGCCCTGCATAGCAAAATCCTCGAAACCGCGTTAGTTTAATCTGTGCTACCTGTAAGGAGGACGCGATGGCAGGCCTAGTTATAGACGCTGCGCCGGTAGTCGCCCACCTGGTCACGGATGTGATCAGGGTGTTGACAACTCGTTCACTCGCCCCTTCAACTGCATGAAGGGCAACCTATAATTTCCAAATTTATGTGCGATTGTCAACAATCGTGGCAGTGGCTTATGTGATATGATATTTATGATCAAAACTCGGTAGTTATTGTGGCACATACCTCGTCGGATCACTCACCCCCGCCTCCTCGAACCCCTTTCGCCTCAACAAGCACGAATCGCACCTGCCGCAGGCAAGCCCGTCCCCGCTCGGGTCGTAGCAACTGTGCGTCAGCCCGTAATCCACCCCCAGGCCCATGCCCAGTTCGATGATCTGGGCCTTGTTCAGGCGCATCAGGGGCGCGTGCACCTTCATCATCAGCCTGCCCTCCACGGCCTCCTTGATGGCCAGGTTGGCCATCTTCTCGAAGGCCTCCACGAATTCGGGGCGGCAGTCGGGGTAGCCGGAGTAGTCCAGGGCGTTGACGCCGATGAAGATGTCCGCCGCGGGGAGCACCTCGGCCCAGGCCAGGGCCATGGAGAGGAACACCGTGTTGCGCGCGGGCACGTAGGTCACGGGGATGTCCTGCTCCATCTCGGCGGTGTCGCGGTCCTTGGGCACGTCGATGTCGGCGGTGAGGGCCGAGCCGCCGATGGTGCCCAAGGGCAGGTCCAGCACCAGGTGGCCTGCCGCGCCCAGGTGATTGGCCACCCGGCGGGCGGCGTCCAGCTCCACGGTGTGGCGCTGGCCGTAACGGAAGCTCAGGGCGTAGGCGTTGTAGCCCTGGGATTTGGCGATGGCTAGGCACGTGGAGGAGTCGAGCCCTCCGGAAAAAAGAACCACGGCGTTCTTCACGATGAGTCTCCGATGATTAGACCCCTCGGGTGGAGGGGTCCCAGATGATCTTGTGCAGCTGCAGGCTCAGGCGTACGGGGAGCCTGTCCGCCAGAATCCATGCCGCCAGCTCCGCCGGGGCCAGGCTGGCCGTTATCGGCGAGAAGTGGATGGCCCGCCCGGAGCGCGGCAGCGCGCGCACGGTCCGGGCGGCATAGTCGTAGTCCTCCCGGCCCGCAAGCACGAATTTGAGTTCGTCCTGGGGGCGCAGGCACTCCAGCAGGGCCGGGTGCATGCGCTCGTGCATCCCGCTGGAGGGGCACTTCACGTCCACGATGGCCGTGGCCACCGGGGGCAGCATG
Above is a genomic segment from Fundidesulfovibrio soli containing:
- the queC gene encoding 7-cyano-7-deazaguanine synthase QueC → MKNAVVLFSGGLDSSTCLAIAKSQGYNAYALSFRYGQRHTVELDAARRVANHLGAAGHLVLDLPLGTIGGSALTADIDVPKDRDTAEMEQDIPVTYVPARNTVFLSMALAWAEVLPAADIFIGVNALDYSGYPDCRPEFVEAFEKMANLAIKEAVEGRLMMKVHAPLMRLNKAQIIELGMGLGVDYGLTHSCYDPSGDGLACGRCDSCLLRRKGFEEAGVSDPTRYVPQ
- a CDS encoding 7-carboxy-7-deazaguanine synthase QueE, whose product is MTLLVTEIFHSIQGESTHAGRPCTFVRLSGCNLRCAWCDTPYSWEGGKPMSVKAVLEAIGEYGCNLVELTGGEPLLQPEAMPLAHALALEGYEILVETNGTLPPDMLPPVATAIVDVKCPSSGMHERMHPALLECLRPQDELKFVLAGREDYDYAARTVRALPRSGRAIHFSPITASLAPAELAAWILADRLPVRLSLQLHKIIWDPSTRGV